The following are encoded in a window of Candidatus Fluviicola riflensis genomic DNA:
- a CDS encoding acyl-CoA thioesterase, with the protein MQDKITFQFVSEPSDVNFGGKVHGGSVMKWIDQAAYACASTWSEGYCVTVYVGGIRFFKPIHIGSLVKIQARVMYTGKSSIHIAVDVYSRKMAAPKFEKTTHCVIVFVAVDEAGNPKPTRQWVPDTERERHLEQYALKLMQLRKDIEAEMDPYLKDYLG; encoded by the coding sequence ATGCAGGATAAAATTACGTTTCAGTTTGTCAGCGAACCGTCTGACGTTAATTTCGGAGGAAAAGTACACGGAGGATCGGTGATGAAATGGATCGATCAGGCTGCTTATGCCTGTGCATCGACATGGTCGGAAGGATACTGCGTAACGGTTTACGTTGGCGGAATTCGTTTTTTTAAACCCATTCATATCGGGAGCTTGGTAAAAATTCAGGCCCGTGTCATGTATACCGGAAAATCCAGCATTCACATTGCCGTTGATGTGTATTCACGTAAAATGGCAGCTCCGAAATTCGAGAAAACCACGCATTGCGTGATCGTTTTTGTAGCGGTCGACGAAGCGGGAAATCCTAAACCGACACGTCAATGGGTTCCTGATACAGAACGTGAACGACACCTGGAGCAATATGCCTTGAAACTGATGCAATTACGCAAAGACATCGAAGCCGAAATGGATCCTTACCTGAAGGATTATTTGGGGTGA